The Terriglobus roseus region ACCACTCAAGCCAGAACACATTAAGAACAGGTTGCTGGGACACTGGGGTTCTGATCCTGGTCAGTCATTCGTATGGGTTCATCTGAACCGGCTGATTCGCAAGTATGACCTGGATGTGATGTATGTTTCGGGCCCTGGGCATGGTGCTCCCGCAACACTGGCCAACAGCTATCTGGAAGGACATTACAGCGAGATCTATCCCGATCGCACGCTGGATGATGCGGGCATGAAGCGGTTCTTCTGCCAGTTCTCTTTTCCGGGAGGCATTGGTAGCCATTGCACGCCAGAAACACCGGGGTCAATTCATGAAGGCGGAGAACTGGGATACAGCTTGTCGCACGCTTATGGAGCGGCTTTCGATAATCCCGAGTTGATCGTTACGTGTGTTGTTGGCGACGGGGAAGCAGAGACAGGCCCGCTGGCAACGTCATGGCATTCGAACAAGTTCTTAAATCCCATTCGTGATGGCGCGGTACTTCCGATTCTTCATCTCAACGGATACAAGATTGCGAACCCCACGATCCTCGCGCGTATTCCGCACGAAGAGTTGGAGTGGCTCTTCCTCGGCTTGGGATACAAGCCTTACTTTGTCGAAGGTTCTGATCCCCTGGTGATGCATCAGGAGATGGCCGCAACACTTGAAAGGTGCGTGCTGGAGATCCGTGAGATTCAGGATGCCGCTCGTGCTGCAGGAACATTTGAACGTCCTCGTTGGCCTATGATCGTGCTGCGTTCCCCCAAAGGATGGACAGGCCCGAAGGAAGTAAATGGCCACAAGGTGGAGGACTTCTGGCGCGCACATCAAGTGCCGATTCTTGATCCGGTCACTAATCCGAAGAGCCTTGCGATGGTGGAAGAATGGCTGCGTAGCTATAAGCCGGAAGAGCTATTTGATGAAACAGGTCGACTGCGTGCGGAGCTACGTGCCACAGCGCCGGAAGGGTCTCGCCGCATCAGCGCAAACCCTCATGCCAATGGTGGCGTGCTTCGCCAGCCGTTGAGTCTTCCGGACTTCCGTGCCTACACGGTGGAAGTGAAAAAGCCTGGTGCGGAGTACATCTCACCAACTGCAACATTGGCATCGTTTCTGCGCGATGTCATGAAGCAGAACATGAAGACATTCCGCGTCTTTGGTCCGGACGAAACTGCATCCAACAAGCTTGATGGCATCTATGCCGCATCCGAAAAGACGTGGATAGCAGAGTACAAGCCAGAGGATGCCGACGGTACTGAGATCGCGCTCGATGGCCGCGTGATGGAAATGCTTAGCGAACACACGTTGGAAGGATGGTTTGAAGGATATGTCCTAACCGGACGACATGGATTCTTCTCAACTTACGAGGCCTTCGTTCATGTCATCGATTCCATGTTTAACCAACATGCGAAGTGGTTGGAGAAATC contains the following coding sequences:
- a CDS encoding phosphoketolase; translated protein: MSGTTPSTPLEQDELSKIHAYWLACNYLSAGMIYLRDNPLLREPLKPEHIKNRLLGHWGSDPGQSFVWVHLNRLIRKYDLDVMYVSGPGHGAPATLANSYLEGHYSEIYPDRTLDDAGMKRFFCQFSFPGGIGSHCTPETPGSIHEGGELGYSLSHAYGAAFDNPELIVTCVVGDGEAETGPLATSWHSNKFLNPIRDGAVLPILHLNGYKIANPTILARIPHEELEWLFLGLGYKPYFVEGSDPLVMHQEMAATLERCVLEIREIQDAARAAGTFERPRWPMIVLRSPKGWTGPKEVNGHKVEDFWRAHQVPILDPVTNPKSLAMVEEWLRSYKPEELFDETGRLRAELRATAPEGSRRISANPHANGGVLRQPLSLPDFRAYTVEVKKPGAEYISPTATLASFLRDVMKQNMKTFRVFGPDETASNKLDGIYAASEKTWIAEYKPEDADGTEIALDGRVMEMLSEHTLEGWFEGYVLTGRHGFFSTYEAFVHVIDSMFNQHAKWLEKSKNELSWRAPISSINLLITSLVWRQDHNGFTHQDPGFLDIVTNKSPDVVRIYMPPDANCLLSVANHCLKSVDYFNVIVADKQPHLTYLSMDDAIKHCTKGIGIWDWASTDNGEEPDAVLACAGDVPTMEALAAAAILKEKLPDLKLRFVNVVDLFRLTPNAEHPHGLSDRDFDSLFTKNKPVIFAFHSYASLIHKLAYRRENHENIHVRGYKEKGNINTPLELAIINQIDRFNLAIDVIDRVPRFRDTAAHLKDWLKNEIIEHLNYAYAEGIDSEEIRNWTWPG